TGGACTCCTCGCTATACCCGAGCCACCGCTCGGGCTTGAAGGTGTCCGGCTCGGGGAAGAGCTCGGGGTCGTGCTCGAGCAAGTGCAGAGTAAAACTGAGGCTGGTCTGCAGTGGGTTAACGTAGCTCGCGTAGACGAAACCCCCCGAGAGAATTCTTACCATTGCAGGAATTATTGTGCCGTGATAGTCTACGGGTGTTTGGCTCTGTCTCGGTTGCCGATGCCAGCCTGGAGAGCTCAACCTAGTCGACTCTTTGCATACTGCGTCCTGTGGTTTCGGGAGTGAGAAGATGCCCTGTCAATGACATATACCGACAGAATGACGTACAAGGTATTTCAGGCCGGAAATCTTCTGGTCTCTCCACACACGATGGCCGTACGTTCCGATGTCCAGGGTATCTAGTTCGGCCCGGATCTTCTTTACGCATTCCGGATTCTTGACCAGATGATGAACCACGAATGTCAAATTACTCAGGAGCGACTCATTGCCGATGAAGATGGCCTGTGACGACTCTTGTACGGCGCAAGTCTCGTTTCCAATCTCGCTGAAAATCCGCGAAAGGATACCCTGATGACTGTTCTCGCCATCCCAAGACTTGACGATTGGTCGGAGGTGCGAAGCAACCAGCTAATAAAAATGTCAGCAACAAAGTCTCCAGATGGATGTGCTTTGACACAGGAGGTGGCTCACTTCATCAAGCCAGCCGAGAGGCGAGTAGGACCGAATAGCAGGAAAGACATCGAGCATCATCTTGAGGGGCGGCATGCACCGGAAAATCGTGGCGAGGTCGATGGCACTGAAGGCGCGCGTGGTGTCGTGGACGGCTCCCAAATCATAGTTCTTCAGCCATCCATTGTCCTGTTCGGTGACGTACGAGAGCATGACATCGTTGGTGTAAGCCCAGAGGAAGTGAGTCAggttgacggcctcggtgtCCGCCGCGGCATCCGTGAGGCGCGAGTGCAGGGATTCGATGTGCTTGTCCATTGTTGGGGCAAATTCGGCGAAAGTCTGCCCAGAGAAAATAGGGCGCATGGACGCTGCCCTCTTTGAATGGTCACTAGGGCTGACCAGACCTCCAAGAAGCTTGTTGAGAATGCCGTAGTAGTTGTCGCACTTCAGGAGATCCGGGCGTTTGTGGTGCTCCAAGCTGAACTTGTGATCGATAAAGTGAAGCTCGTTGGGCCCGATCCTGACGACGGGTCCTATGGCGGAGCGTTAGCCATCCAGAATTCAAAATCTCGGCCCGGATCATAGGGTCATACCATATTGTACATGCAGTGAGATAAGATTTTCGAGCCAGTCATTCTTGATCAGGACATGGTAAGCCTCGTAAAGCTTGGTGATGCCAGCCATTCGTGGCCCAGGGAAGTTGGCAAGAGGACAGAGAAAGGCCCGCCATATGTACTTGGCGACCAGGTAGATGAGGATTGGAGAGAGAAGTCTGATCCAGTAGTTTTCAAGACTCAACGTCGTCTGAGAAGCGAAAATCCAGGCCATGATGACTGTGGTCTCGGTGTTGATTTCTGTCTTGTGCTCTTTGTGAAACCACGTTCGTCGTCTGGAGAAAGAGCCCAAAGCTTAATACACATATCAGTAACTGACTGTCTGTTTTGAGGGGATTTGATGTTCAGGGTGCGAATAGGATACACACCTTGAACGGAAGTGATACGGCCGTGGCCAGGAACAACGTGAAGCTTGTCCAAGCTGGTCTGCTTACCGGGAGTAGCCACGCTGCTTTGGCTGCAGAGATATGTTTGCGTAATCTCGCGTTCACTGCTCAAAAGATCTGGGATAGAGAGTCTTTGACACCCAGGATAACAAGGCCATTCAAAGCCTTGGTGTTGGTTCGAAACTGAGCTGCAGAGCTGACCGAATCCTGCTTTCCAAGACCAAACTGCGGGCAAACACGCAAACATATCGTCCGTGTCAATAGGCGGCCCCTAA
The genomic region above belongs to Colletotrichum higginsianum IMI 349063 chromosome 2, whole genome shotgun sequence and contains:
- a CDS encoding Cytochrome P450; the encoded protein is MFACLPAVWSWKAGFGQLCSSVSNQHQGFEWPCYPGCQRLSIPDLLSSEREITQTYLCSQSSVATPGKQTSLDKLHVVPGHGRITSVQALGSFSRRRTWFHKEHKTEINTETTVIMAWIFASQTTLSLENYWIRLLSPILIYLVAKYIWRAFLCPLANFPGPRMAGITKLYEAYHVLIKNDWLENLISLHVQYGPVVRIGPNELHFIDHKFSLEHHKRPDLLKCDNYYGILNKLLGGLVSPSDHSKRAASMRPIFSGQTFAEFAPTMDKHIESLHSRLTDAAADTEAVNLTHFLWAYTNDVMLSYVTEQDNGWLKNYDLGAVHDTTRAFSAIDLATIFRCMPPLKMMLDVFPAIRSYSPLGWLDELVASHLRPIVKSWDGENSHQGILSRIFSEIGNETCAVQESSQAIFIGNESLLSNLTFVVHHLVKNPECVKKIRAELDTLDIGTYGHRVWRDQKISGLKYLDAVCKESTRLSSPGWHRQPRQSQTPVDYHGTIIPAMTSLSFTLHLLEHDPELFPEPDTFKPERWLGYSEESKAARSHSVTFGTGTRTCLGQHIANKVLRKTVAFLVYNFNITLWNEKLDRTEGYRYLSTYPKKGHEGYMRVRLNPRFSCDS